The Bacteroidota bacterium genome includes a region encoding these proteins:
- a CDS encoding FumA C-terminus/TtdB family hydratase beta subunit, with translation MTTLEQSIYDLIVQTSTNLPSDVRRSMVKAHNSELQGTKAGIALDTITKNIDMACSDVGPICQDTGMPTFEVKTPVGFDQIILEEIILLMVAKATKDGKLRTNSVDPIDGSNTGNNIGPGTPVIHFHQHRNDYIDIRLILKGGGCENKNIQYSLPSELEHLGKAGRDIDGIRKCIMHAVWQAQGQGCSAGFIGVGIGGDRTSGYALAKEQLFRNVDDENPDPVLRDLENYIMNNADKLKIGTMGFGGLVTLLGCKIGKYNRLPASFFVSVAYNCWAYRRLGIKINAETGSIINWLYRDADEPKQMYHEPQGEETSQVRVHSLTPPISEEQVRAIKAGDVVELNGIIYTGRDAMHHYMLEHDAPYDLHGAVIYHCGPVINQDAAGKWKITAAGPTTSIREEPYQGTILKKTGARVVMGKGGMGPKTLQACQEHGAIYLNAIGGAAQYYARCIKDVIDGHCLQFGTPEAMWQLEVEGFRAICTMDSHGTSLHKDVLVDSGKELEQFAAKVF, from the coding sequence ATGACCACATTAGAACAAAGTATTTACGACCTCATCGTACAAACGAGTACCAACCTTCCCAGCGATGTGCGAAGAAGCATGGTAAAAGCACATAACAGCGAATTGCAAGGAACAAAGGCAGGCATTGCACTAGACACGATTACAAAAAATATTGATATGGCTTGCAGCGATGTGGGTCCAATATGCCAAGATACTGGAATGCCCACTTTTGAGGTAAAAACGCCAGTAGGTTTCGACCAGATTATTTTAGAAGAAATTATATTATTGATGGTGGCCAAAGCTACCAAGGATGGAAAACTTCGTACCAATTCTGTTGACCCCATTGATGGAAGTAATACAGGAAATAATATTGGCCCTGGCACACCTGTTATACATTTTCACCAACACCGAAATGATTATATAGATATACGTTTGATATTGAAAGGTGGTGGATGCGAAAATAAAAATATACAATATTCTTTGCCCAGCGAATTGGAACATTTGGGAAAAGCTGGGCGTGATATTGATGGTATACGAAAATGTATTATGCATGCAGTGTGGCAGGCCCAAGGGCAAGGTTGTTCTGCGGGCTTTATAGGTGTAGGAATAGGTGGTGATAGAACAAGCGGTTATGCACTTGCCAAAGAACAACTATTTAGAAATGTAGATGATGAAAATCCAGATCCTGTTTTACGTGATTTGGAAAACTATATAATGAACAATGCCGATAAATTAAAAATTGGCACGATGGGTTTTGGTGGATTGGTAACTTTGCTAGGTTGCAAAATTGGAAAGTATAATAGATTGCCTGCGTCGTTTTTTGTAAGCGTAGCGTATAACTGTTGGGCTTATCGCCGCTTGGGAATTAAAATAAATGCAGAAACAGGAAGTATTATAAATTGGCTTTATCGTGATGCTGATGAGCCTAAACAAATGTATCATGAACCACAAGGTGAAGAAACCTCGCAAGTGCGTGTGCATAGTTTAACACCGCCTATTAGCGAAGAACAGGTGCGTGCAATAAAAGCAGGCGATGTGGTAGAACTGAATGGTATTATATATACAGGTCGCGACGCAATGCACCATTACATGTTAGAGCATGATGCACCTTACGATTTGCATGGAGCGGTGATATATCATTGTGGTCCTGTAATAAACCAAGATGCGGCTGGAAAGTGGAAAATTACGGCTGCCGGTCCTACTACGAGTATACGCGAAGAACCCTATCAAGGAACTATATTGAAAAAAACAGGAGCTAGGGTAGTGATGGGTAAAGGCGGTATGGGTCCAAAAACTTTGCAAGCTTGTCAAGAACACGGAGCTATATATTTGAATGCGATAGGCGGTGCTGCCCAATATTATGCCCGTTGTATTAAAGATGTAATTGATGGGCATTGCTTGCAATTCGGTACACCGGAAGCTATGTGGCAATTGGAGGTAGAAGGTTTCAGAGCGATATGCACGATGGATAGCCATGGTACTTCTTTGCACAAAGATGTATTGGTCGATAGTGGAAAAGAATTGGAACAGTTTGCCGCTAAAGTTTTTTGA